In Brevibacillus brevis NBRC 100599, a single genomic region encodes these proteins:
- a CDS encoding sensor domain-containing diguanylate cyclase — protein MLGKLETVFSYTAHFILQSWPEKRPGILFLTDSGGRVINFMEMQVGPSQNSQGLTLQHDVSIGKVFDFIVEALSSKEIVVKTSSETNNVCGAFPLCEEDGRVRAVIGMLVPQDQIHFDLSSYMRGLEPLIRMGYDAYIQHVTSQIVMDLTLHDTTKELLQSLTSQISDIIQKGCCSAVKLADDATLIPQESVTTQEVEGGQTHIAQLVSRFGTTQIMPSILDDHRLVVVPVSLNQTPLYALFLHLPPEETDCVYDERDVAFLQEIGAKASCALWRSIMSDDLRREASKKDLLYQLMSKIQASIDVNDVLHEIVTSIPSLYPYLSAELFLTVEPNATTPVKQLSFQEVEPSTSTKAYLEGRLIAEEVGEGEQQVTVIAAPLLGKQGIYGVLQVTSDQRITLNQHEKDYISILADTAGTAFENAQLYQQSRNLIRELRLINEMARQLNRSLDLKEILDFVTTMMRATFDAEFCAILRKTPGEDCFHVLSSSIPAFNGKVIDSKEKPFQQILQNKQALLLAQPGAGPLPFSLFSCCSFMGVPLVVEGEISGVLLVADSRYHFFSFDDYKLLEIFGQHASLAMTNAVLHNEMERMVITDNLTGLYTRRHLNERVRGSLEKDNYGSLILIDIDYFKTVNDTFGHQVGDEVLIQVSNLIRHSIRDSDIAARWGGEELAVYLPRVDKNTAHSVAERIRECVEQETSPQVTISCGLAKWSREMDVNLSVEALFHQADIALYEAKNSGRNQVVLA, from the coding sequence ATGTTGGGGAAGTTAGAGACAGTCTTTTCCTACACGGCCCATTTTATCTTACAATCTTGGCCGGAAAAGCGCCCAGGCATCCTTTTCTTGACAGATTCCGGGGGCCGTGTAATCAACTTCATGGAAATGCAGGTTGGTCCATCTCAGAATTCTCAAGGGCTTACCCTGCAACACGATGTATCGATTGGCAAAGTCTTTGATTTTATTGTAGAGGCACTTTCCTCCAAAGAGATCGTAGTCAAAACGAGCAGTGAAACGAACAACGTGTGTGGAGCCTTTCCTTTGTGTGAAGAAGATGGAAGGGTTCGAGCTGTCATAGGCATGTTAGTGCCCCAAGACCAAATTCATTTTGATTTGTCATCCTACATGCGCGGGTTAGAGCCGTTAATTCGCATGGGATATGATGCTTATATTCAACACGTAACAAGCCAGATTGTCATGGATTTGACGCTGCACGATACGACCAAAGAGCTGCTGCAAAGCTTGACGAGTCAGATCAGTGACATTATCCAAAAAGGCTGTTGTTCCGCCGTGAAGCTCGCGGACGACGCCACGTTGATTCCGCAGGAGAGCGTAACAACGCAGGAGGTCGAAGGTGGACAAACCCACATTGCCCAACTGGTTTCGAGATTCGGTACGACGCAAATCATGCCATCCATTTTGGATGACCACAGGCTTGTCGTCGTTCCTGTCTCCTTGAATCAAACTCCGCTCTACGCACTGTTTTTGCATCTGCCACCCGAAGAGACAGATTGCGTGTACGACGAACGGGATGTGGCTTTTTTGCAGGAAATAGGCGCGAAGGCAAGCTGTGCGCTTTGGCGTTCGATCATGTCGGACGACCTGCGTCGTGAAGCGAGCAAAAAAGACTTATTGTATCAGTTGATGTCAAAAATTCAGGCATCAATTGATGTAAATGATGTTTTGCATGAAATCGTGACGAGCATTCCCAGCCTTTACCCGTACTTGTCGGCAGAGCTTTTCCTGACGGTTGAACCCAATGCAACCACCCCGGTTAAACAGCTTTCTTTTCAAGAAGTAGAGCCGTCTACCAGTACCAAGGCCTATTTAGAAGGACGTCTCATTGCCGAAGAAGTGGGAGAAGGGGAACAACAGGTGACGGTGATCGCAGCGCCACTCTTGGGCAAGCAAGGCATCTACGGTGTTTTGCAAGTGACCTCCGATCAACGAATTACCTTGAATCAGCATGAAAAGGACTACATCTCGATCTTGGCGGATACGGCTGGCACTGCGTTTGAAAACGCACAACTCTATCAGCAATCGCGCAATTTAATTCGAGAATTGCGTTTGATTAATGAGATGGCACGCCAGTTGAACAGAAGTCTTGATTTAAAGGAAATTCTCGATTTTGTTACGACGATGATGCGGGCTACCTTTGATGCGGAGTTTTGTGCCATTTTGCGAAAAACGCCGGGAGAAGATTGCTTCCATGTGCTCTCTTCCTCCATACCAGCGTTCAACGGCAAGGTTATCGATTCGAAAGAAAAGCCATTTCAGCAAATCTTGCAAAACAAGCAGGCATTGTTGCTGGCTCAGCCAGGGGCAGGACCGCTCCCTTTTTCGCTCTTTTCGTGCTGTTCCTTCATGGGGGTTCCGCTCGTTGTCGAGGGTGAGATTAGTGGAGTCCTGTTAGTCGCAGATTCCCGTTATCATTTTTTTAGTTTTGACGACTACAAACTCCTCGAAATATTTGGTCAGCACGCGAGCTTGGCAATGACCAACGCCGTCCTGCATAATGAAATGGAACGTATGGTCATTACGGATAATTTGACAGGTCTGTACACGAGAAGACATTTGAATGAACGAGTAAGAGGATCCTTAGAAAAAGACAACTATGGCTCGTTGATCTTGATTGATATTGATTATTTTAAAACCGTGAATGATACATTTGGCCATCAGGTAGGGGACGAGGTGCTGATTCAGGTCTCCAATCTGATTCGACATAGCATTCGAGACAGTGATATCGCAGCAAGATGGGGCGGAGAGGAACTCGCTGTTTATTTGCCTCGTGTGGACAAAAACACCGCGCATTCTGTAGCAGAGCGCATACGGGAATGCGTCGAGCAGGAGACATCTCCACAGGTCACGATCTCGTGTGGACTAGCGAAATGGAGCAGGGAGATGGATGTAAACCTGAGTGTAGAAGCGCTGTTCCATCAAGCAGATATTGCTCTGTATGAAGCCAAAAATTCTGGTAGGAATCAAGTTGTTCTCGCCTAG
- a CDS encoding histidine phosphatase family protein: METIMYLIRHGETEWNQIRRIQGHSDIALNELGVRQAEQVADRLRGEKIHAFYSSDLSRARDTAAKIAGNFQSSVSTRTTLRERCYGEWEGLTYEEIRERFENQDEASCGIETFEDMQRRAVAAMTEIAGSHPGEAIVVVSHGGLINSFLHYVTVGEQGTGITRIDNTGITIFRYVDRRWELLSVNDTDHLKA; the protein is encoded by the coding sequence TTGGAAACCATCATGTATCTCATTCGTCATGGAGAGACGGAGTGGAATCAGATTCGTCGTATACAAGGCCACAGTGACATCGCGTTAAACGAGCTCGGGGTACGTCAAGCCGAGCAAGTAGCAGACAGGTTGCGAGGCGAGAAGATTCACGCTTTTTATTCGAGTGATCTTAGTCGCGCGCGTGATACGGCTGCCAAGATTGCTGGTAACTTCCAATCCTCTGTTTCTACGCGGACAACCTTGCGGGAGCGCTGTTATGGGGAGTGGGAGGGGCTCACCTATGAAGAAATACGTGAGCGATTTGAGAATCAGGATGAAGCCTCCTGTGGAATTGAGACATTCGAAGACATGCAGCGTCGAGCTGTTGCTGCCATGACAGAAATAGCAGGGAGCCATCCGGGTGAGGCGATTGTCGTTGTCTCGCATGGCGGTCTCATTAATAGCTTCTTGCATTATGTGACGGTAGGAGAACAAGGAACAGGGATTACACGTATCGATAATACCGGTATTACCATATTTCGGTATGTAGATCGTAGGTGGGAACTTCTATCCGTTAATGATACAGACCATTTGAAAGCTTGA
- a CDS encoding S-layer homology domain-containing protein, producing MKPWIIRSSSFVLSASLLLPVAQAHAQSPHVSTSKMATTVAQADSVAQAKAKLSKEAALALATKIVPTAGMTVQNVSFRSADSWRSFPEWSFSWVKKDPENGRVLLSYSVSIHANTGELTSYSRQEQEASSLPYAKRISYTEAQERAKHFFEKNNAGKAAETRLYTRDMPEPKTPLNSEVYYNFRFVRDVDGILFPDNGADITVDASGKVINYSLSWNDVTFADTDTQISEEEAEKLFKKQANPKPVYLLPWEQMETQNNKPSLGYINPFPFYIDAETGKALTQSLTRYQPAKDPEPVSSKVLPARRSGQPLSQEEAVQWALKALKLSNYELRSANYNEKDYRGNRPVWDLEFGEKGNSEEGFAYVSVDAVTGDIYRLNKDFRNHKEKTTASKKPDMEKFKAKAMETIRELAPTMAHQLYWTERFEEEVKYQPVDSERTQIRFERFINGIAAASGSAFFTFDTETGELMSYSTELGSETYPTQVPKHLPAAEASEKWWTETKAEAVYALVPLIPEDAKRVKEQPSYTPKRTAKIVYRATITPFEQPYYLDAVTGEWSSSSTGKTLVLHRPAPADLKGHPAEKELSLMYEYDALTLENGNIMPQKPITRGEMIEMLMISLNQGRHYPQYSLERKATYSDVANGSRFFSAVEGAVDRGLLDKNASKLNPNETITREELADMIVRALGYKKLTDFPGMFQSELSDIANSKYRGSIVIATTLGIVPTDKQKFQPQSIVPRADAAITFTRFLEKRDTQDGLVTLLRK from the coding sequence ATGAAACCGTGGATCATTCGATCTAGCTCATTTGTTTTATCTGCCAGTCTTTTGCTGCCTGTCGCACAAGCGCATGCACAATCACCTCATGTGAGTACCAGTAAAATGGCGACTACTGTGGCACAAGCAGACTCTGTGGCACAAGCCAAAGCAAAGCTCTCCAAGGAAGCGGCCTTGGCACTCGCTACAAAAATTGTGCCTACCGCTGGAATGACGGTGCAAAATGTGTCATTTCGTTCAGCAGATAGCTGGCGCTCATTTCCTGAATGGTCGTTTAGTTGGGTGAAGAAGGATCCAGAAAACGGCAGAGTCCTTCTATCCTATAGCGTCAGCATCCACGCTAATACAGGCGAGCTAACTTCCTACTCACGTCAAGAGCAGGAAGCATCCTCGCTTCCCTATGCAAAGCGAATTTCCTATACGGAGGCGCAAGAGCGGGCGAAGCACTTTTTCGAGAAAAACAATGCAGGAAAAGCAGCGGAAACAAGACTGTATACACGCGATATGCCAGAACCAAAAACTCCGCTGAACTCGGAAGTTTACTATAATTTCCGCTTTGTTCGTGATGTGGACGGCATTCTCTTTCCCGACAACGGCGCGGATATCACCGTAGATGCTTCCGGCAAAGTGATCAACTATTCTCTGTCCTGGAACGACGTGACCTTCGCGGATACGGATACACAAATCTCAGAAGAGGAAGCCGAGAAACTTTTTAAAAAACAAGCGAATCCAAAACCAGTTTACCTGTTGCCGTGGGAGCAGATGGAGACACAAAATAACAAGCCATCTCTCGGGTATATAAATCCCTTCCCATTCTACATTGATGCGGAGACTGGCAAAGCATTGACACAATCGTTGACCCGGTATCAACCAGCGAAGGATCCTGAGCCTGTAAGCAGCAAAGTCCTTCCTGCACGCCGCAGCGGACAACCGCTCTCCCAAGAGGAGGCTGTACAATGGGCGCTGAAAGCGTTGAAGCTGTCCAACTACGAGCTTCGTTCTGCCAATTACAATGAAAAAGACTACCGTGGCAATCGTCCTGTCTGGGATCTCGAATTCGGCGAAAAAGGCAACAGCGAAGAAGGGTTTGCGTATGTTTCTGTGGATGCTGTAACTGGGGACATCTACCGGTTGAACAAGGACTTCCGCAACCATAAAGAAAAAACAACCGCTTCTAAAAAACCAGACATGGAAAAATTCAAGGCAAAAGCGATGGAAACGATACGCGAATTGGCGCCAACCATGGCCCACCAGCTTTACTGGACAGAGCGTTTTGAAGAGGAAGTCAAATACCAACCCGTTGATTCCGAGCGGACGCAGATCCGATTTGAGCGTTTTATCAATGGAATAGCAGCAGCTAGCGGCTCTGCCTTCTTCACGTTTGACACAGAAACGGGCGAGCTAATGAGTTACAGTACTGAATTGGGCAGCGAAACATACCCGACACAAGTTCCCAAGCACCTGCCTGCTGCCGAAGCGAGCGAGAAGTGGTGGACCGAGACAAAAGCGGAGGCAGTATACGCCCTTGTCCCTCTTATTCCTGAGGATGCCAAACGCGTAAAAGAGCAGCCTTCCTACACACCGAAACGAACCGCCAAGATCGTTTATCGGGCGACCATTACGCCATTTGAGCAGCCGTATTATCTAGACGCTGTAACAGGCGAGTGGAGCTCCAGCTCTACTGGCAAAACGCTTGTGCTGCATCGTCCCGCTCCTGCCGATTTGAAGGGGCATCCAGCAGAGAAGGAACTCTCGCTGATGTATGAATACGACGCACTAACACTTGAAAACGGTAATATTATGCCGCAAAAACCGATCACACGTGGTGAAATGATTGAGATGCTCATGATCAGTCTCAACCAAGGCAGACACTATCCACAGTACTCTTTGGAACGAAAGGCCACCTACAGCGATGTGGCAAATGGTTCACGCTTCTTCTCAGCCGTAGAAGGTGCTGTTGATCGCGGACTTCTCGATAAAAATGCTTCCAAGCTGAACCCAAATGAGACGATTACACGGGAAGAGCTCGCTGATATGATTGTTCGTGCACTCGGTTACAAAAAACTGACGGACTTCCCTGGCATGTTCCAGTCTGAGCTCTCAGACATTGCCAATTCCAAGTACCGCGGTTCGATCGTGATCGCGACTACCCTCGGTATTGTGCCGACCGATAAGCAGAAATTCCAGCCGCAAAGCATCGTCCCTCGTGCCGATGCAGCCATTACCTTTACCCGTTTCCTCGAAAAACGGGATACGCAAGACGGACTGGTTACTTTGTTGCGAAAATAA
- the rpsD gene encoding 30S ribosomal protein S4, with protein MSRYTGPRHKLARRLGISLDGTGKDIKRNFPPGQHGHNNRRKLSEYGIQLQEKQKLRHMFGLNEKQFRRTFDNASKMAGVVGENFMKLLESRLDNLVYRMGFAPTRPAARQLVNHGHFLVNGKKVNIPSYRVQPGDVISIREKSRGLQLIKDALEGRTFLPNYVTFNDAAAEGTFTRLPDREEMPAEINEVLIVEFYSR; from the coding sequence ATGTCACGTTACACAGGACCTCGCCACAAACTGGCTCGCCGTCTGGGTATTTCCCTCGATGGTACAGGAAAAGACATCAAACGCAACTTCCCTCCAGGTCAACACGGTCACAACAACCGTCGTAAACTGAGCGAGTACGGAATCCAGTTGCAAGAAAAGCAAAAACTGCGCCACATGTTTGGCCTTAACGAAAAACAATTCCGCCGCACTTTCGACAATGCTAGCAAAATGGCTGGCGTAGTGGGCGAAAACTTCATGAAATTGCTGGAATCCCGTCTGGACAACCTGGTATACCGCATGGGCTTTGCTCCAACTCGCCCAGCTGCTCGTCAGTTGGTAAACCATGGTCACTTCCTGGTAAACGGCAAAAAAGTAAACATCCCATCCTACCGCGTACAACCGGGTGATGTAATCTCCATTCGTGAAAAGTCCCGTGGTCTGCAACTGATCAAGGACGCTCTGGAAGGTCGCACTTTCCTGCCGAACTACGTTACATTCAACGATGCTGCTGCTGAAGGTACCTTCACTCGTCTGCCAGACCGTGAAGAAATGCCTGCTGAAATCAACGAAGTTCTGATCGTTGAGTTCTACAGCCGTTAA
- a CDS encoding GrpB family protein: MLRSYLRAHKEEAFRYGEFKKQIVQKGALTLLDYSNQKNEFVREVLARVKAWQKANT; this comes from the coding sequence ATCCTGCGAAGTTATTTGCGGGCACATAAAGAAGAGGCCTTTCGTTACGGGGAGTTCAAGAAGCAGATTGTGCAAAAAGGGGCACTAACCCTGTTGGACTATTCCAATCAGAAAAATGAATTCGTCCGAGAGGTGTTGGCGCGGGTGAAAGCGTGGCAAAAAGCAAATACATAA
- a CDS encoding penicillin-binding protein 1A, translated as MSNNHTSSSEPTKKKRRRSRSRMFWIIFQIVFVLGLMGAAVAGGIVTGYVAALVKDEPVRSKEELENKIFTNYLTGFAYYNDGSLIGQLRAEEGDRRLVKKADVSPYLINAIIATEDKTYYHHSGVSLQSTMRGAIQEITNQPVVTGGSTITQQLVKNTILSAEVSHTRKAREIFTAIRIERMFSKDQILEAYMNEIYFGKNANGSNVYGVQAAAKGIFGKDVKELGLAEGSYLAGMIQNPGAYSPFRAESYQRGKERQKMVLDRMLENGYITQTQYDGAIAGDLKAQLAKPTQQAYREVPFLMMEIEDRAARQLVDADLLEKGRDKSTIGRNEYRQLVEEKRRDILRKGYKIHTTIDKSVYDIMQAVATDPKNFGKNRTYTIRRSNGKTEKIENALEEVGAMLIHNKTGAILGMIGGRDFTVEQTNHATVPRQPGSAMKPLAAYAPAFELGLLQPASPIDDAPVLLADGQNGSHLPKNWNNKWQGMMSAREALRMSWNIPAIKTYLKVGIPTALEYVKKMGITTLVDADNYAATGVIGGLTYGTTVEEITNAYGTFANHGSFVDAYLIDRIEDSTGKVIYRHETKPVQVYSEQTAYLITDMMRSVVNNGTGTHIRKYVPRKVDVAGKTGTTNNSNDLYFVGYTPELSMGVWVGFDEPYPMPDADKYVPMVVWGKVMKDVIAKHPNLSAPDSSFKKPAGIVSATVDSKSGLLPSELSKEAGHLITDIFNSKFVPKKVDDTHQKARVITYNGERYLAKEGTPEDFVTEGVFYRSPDPLPTKEQIQAKNSRVSTQPPDWEQRLPDKEDPRTEAGGAPSSPSGVTATGSGKQITLSWQSAKEPDLVGYRIYRADMQNGFVKVATVKDPAELTFADTTAIHRDLGYYVTSVDIAGHESQPSAIASVGSTQTWQLPDPNQGTETGIPNPMDNNGNGQTDPGGTATDPTDGSGGTNTNTDSASLPAAPKSLSIKNTPNGWQLKWKGSSSSEQMYNVYFSPDSASGYLLLGTVSSTSFTHAAEVPNGSNYYITAVNSYGESPHSNIVTANTSE; from the coding sequence ATGTCGAATAACCACACATCTTCCTCTGAACCGACGAAGAAAAAGCGACGCAGAAGCCGCAGTAGAATGTTCTGGATCATCTTCCAAATCGTCTTCGTGCTAGGGCTAATGGGTGCTGCAGTCGCGGGAGGAATCGTGACAGGTTATGTTGCCGCACTCGTGAAGGACGAGCCTGTGCGCAGCAAGGAGGAACTGGAGAATAAAATCTTCACCAACTATCTGACTGGATTCGCCTACTACAACGACGGCTCTCTGATCGGCCAATTGCGGGCCGAAGAAGGCGATCGACGTTTAGTGAAGAAAGCAGATGTTTCTCCCTATTTAATTAATGCCATCATCGCAACGGAAGACAAAACCTACTATCACCACTCCGGAGTTTCGCTTCAATCTACCATGCGCGGAGCCATTCAGGAAATTACCAACCAGCCTGTCGTAACAGGTGGTAGTACGATTACGCAGCAGCTTGTAAAAAATACAATTCTTTCTGCTGAAGTTAGCCACACCCGTAAGGCACGTGAAATCTTTACCGCGATTCGAATCGAGCGGATGTTTTCCAAAGATCAGATTCTGGAAGCCTACATGAATGAAATTTACTTCGGAAAAAACGCCAACGGATCAAACGTATACGGCGTTCAGGCTGCCGCGAAAGGGATTTTTGGCAAAGATGTAAAAGAGCTCGGGCTTGCTGAGGGCTCCTATCTTGCGGGCATGATTCAAAACCCAGGTGCCTACTCTCCATTCCGTGCAGAAAGCTATCAGCGCGGGAAGGAACGCCAAAAAATGGTGCTGGATCGCATGCTGGAAAATGGCTACATCACACAAACTCAATACGATGGAGCTATCGCCGGTGATTTGAAGGCACAGCTAGCAAAACCGACGCAGCAAGCTTATCGAGAAGTACCTTTCTTGATGATGGAAATTGAAGATCGTGCCGCACGTCAACTTGTGGATGCAGACCTCTTGGAAAAAGGACGTGACAAATCAACCATCGGCCGCAACGAATACCGACAGCTGGTTGAAGAGAAACGTCGCGACATACTGCGAAAAGGGTACAAGATACATACCACGATCGACAAGAGCGTATATGACATCATGCAGGCTGTTGCAACCGACCCGAAAAACTTCGGTAAGAATCGTACCTATACGATTCGCCGCTCTAACGGCAAAACAGAAAAAATCGAAAATGCTCTGGAAGAAGTCGGCGCAATGCTGATTCACAACAAAACAGGAGCCATCCTCGGCATGATCGGGGGACGGGACTTCACGGTGGAACAGACAAACCACGCCACTGTACCTCGTCAGCCAGGTTCTGCCATGAAACCACTTGCCGCTTATGCTCCTGCTTTTGAACTGGGATTGCTCCAGCCAGCGTCTCCAATCGATGACGCTCCGGTGCTACTCGCTGACGGCCAAAACGGTTCCCATTTACCAAAGAACTGGAACAACAAATGGCAAGGGATGATGAGTGCCCGCGAAGCGTTGCGGATGTCCTGGAACATTCCGGCGATCAAGACGTATTTGAAAGTTGGCATTCCAACGGCTCTCGAATACGTAAAGAAAATGGGAATCACTACATTGGTAGATGCTGACAACTATGCAGCTACTGGTGTAATTGGCGGTCTTACCTACGGAACAACTGTTGAGGAAATTACAAACGCCTATGGGACGTTCGCAAATCATGGTTCTTTCGTGGATGCCTATCTGATTGACCGAATCGAAGATAGCACCGGAAAAGTAATTTACCGCCATGAGACTAAACCAGTGCAAGTGTACAGCGAGCAAACAGCATACTTGATCACTGATATGATGCGTTCCGTTGTCAATAACGGTACTGGTACACACATCCGCAAATACGTGCCGCGCAAAGTCGATGTGGCAGGTAAAACCGGAACAACGAACAACAGCAACGACCTCTATTTCGTCGGTTACACGCCAGAGCTGTCCATGGGGGTATGGGTTGGCTTTGACGAGCCATATCCAATGCCAGACGCAGACAAATATGTTCCGATGGTCGTATGGGGTAAGGTCATGAAGGACGTCATAGCAAAGCATCCGAACCTTTCAGCTCCTGACTCCAGCTTTAAAAAGCCGGCGGGAATTGTCAGCGCGACTGTTGACTCGAAATCAGGTCTTTTGCCAAGTGAGCTATCAAAAGAAGCTGGCCATTTGATCACTGATATATTCAACAGCAAGTTCGTTCCGAAGAAGGTGGACGATACCCACCAAAAAGCACGCGTGATTACGTATAATGGCGAACGATATTTGGCGAAGGAAGGAACACCTGAGGATTTTGTTACCGAAGGCGTCTTCTACCGCTCACCTGATCCACTTCCTACCAAGGAGCAAATTCAAGCGAAAAACAGTAGGGTCTCCACCCAACCACCAGATTGGGAGCAGCGCCTTCCTGACAAAGAAGATCCTCGCACAGAGGCAGGAGGAGCGCCATCTTCGCCAAGTGGTGTAACAGCTACAGGCTCAGGCAAGCAAATTACACTTTCGTGGCAATCAGCCAAAGAGCCTGACTTGGTCGGTTATCGCATCTACCGCGCTGATATGCAGAACGGCTTTGTCAAAGTAGCGACTGTAAAAGATCCAGCGGAATTGACTTTTGCCGATACGACTGCAATCCATCGGGATTTAGGCTATTATGTCACTTCTGTGGATATCGCTGGCCATGAATCGCAGCCTTCCGCAATCGCTTCTGTCGGTTCAACGCAGACATGGCAATTGCCTGATCCAAATCAAGGTACGGAAACAGGCATCCCGAATCCGATGGACAATAACGGGAATGGCCAAACAGATCCAGGCGGAACTGCGACGGACCCAACAGATGGATCAGGAGGCACGAATACAAACACAGATTCTGCTTCACTACCTGCTGCCCCGAAATCCTTGTCTATCAAAAATACGCCTAACGGTTGGCAGCTAAAGTGGAAAGGAAGCAGCTCGTCTGAGCAGATGTACAACGTGTATTTTAGCCCAGACTCAGCAAGCGGCTATTTGCTACTCGGTACAGTCTCTAGTACAAGCTTTACTCACGCAGCAGAAGTACCAAATGGCAGCAACTATTACATTACCGCAGTCAACAGTTACGGAGAATCGCCACATTCTAACATCGTAACTGCCAACACCTCAGAATAA
- a CDS encoding CBS and ACT domain-containing protein, giving the protein MRIEEIMRKKMVTIQPSTTIGEALLLLRANRIRHLPVIENDSLVGIVSDRDLRDALPSRLLTHDDDDTVLHKPVADIMNQQVITAHPLDFIEDAALQLYEHKIGSLPIVEGNRLVGLITESDLFSSLIELFGVNKPSSHIEVEVDDRVGMLAEVSQVFRDAQVNVTSVVVFPGKKPAKKNLVFRVQTIDPRIVTQLLLEKGFSVIGPTEGGIPQ; this is encoded by the coding sequence ATGCGTATTGAAGAGATTATGCGAAAAAAAATGGTCACGATCCAGCCATCCACTACAATCGGAGAAGCCCTTCTTCTCCTCCGTGCAAACAGAATCAGGCATTTGCCTGTCATTGAAAACGACTCACTCGTAGGCATTGTCTCAGACCGTGATCTGCGAGACGCTCTCCCCTCTCGTCTGCTGACACATGACGATGACGACACCGTCCTGCACAAGCCTGTAGCCGATATCATGAATCAACAAGTCATCACTGCCCACCCACTGGATTTCATCGAAGACGCAGCCCTCCAACTATACGAGCACAAAATCGGCTCACTACCCATCGTCGAAGGAAATCGACTCGTAGGATTGATTACGGAATCGGATCTTTTCTCTAGTCTGATTGAACTGTTCGGCGTTAACAAACCTAGCTCCCATATCGAAGTAGAAGTAGACGACCGCGTCGGCATGCTGGCAGAAGTCAGTCAAGTCTTTCGCGATGCACAAGTAAATGTCACGAGCGTCGTAGTCTTTCCCGGGAAAAAGCCCGCGAAAAAGAACCTTGTTTTTCGGGTACAGACCATTGATCCGCGTATCGTGACGCAATTGCTCCTTGAAAAAGGCTTTTCCGTAATCGGTCCTACGGAAGGAGGGATACCCCAGTGA
- a CDS encoding acetoin utilization protein AcuC codes for MSRNARLIYSPDYTQYYFHDDHPFNQRRLLLTHDLMSSYGILKDADILAPRPATDEELALVHDPRYIQFVRDQGHSEHELPQAASYGLGTEDVPCFSNMHEASSLIVGGTLNAVDAVMSGQAKHAFNPAGGLHHAFRGRASGFCIYNDCSVAIAYLRKNWNARVLYIDTDAHHGDGVQWAFYDDPHVLTVSIHETGKYLFPGTGNLSERGDGSGYGYSVNVPLDAFTEDDSFLEVYDELVSNLAAGFKPDVILTQNGCDAHAYDPLTHLSCSMKIYQAIPRLAHRLAHEYCDGRWIAVGGGGYDIWRVVPRAWTLVWSEMSDQPLTDGSLPEAWLKRWQPETDLPLPPRLFDEPFPTIPRRAEITEKNRLTLERAMLHAPTGSEK; via the coding sequence GTGAGCCGAAATGCTCGTCTGATCTACTCTCCAGACTACACGCAATATTATTTTCATGATGATCATCCGTTCAACCAGCGTCGTCTGCTCCTCACACACGATCTGATGAGCAGTTACGGAATACTGAAAGACGCAGATATCCTGGCACCCCGACCAGCAACAGATGAAGAACTCGCCCTGGTGCATGACCCACGCTATATCCAATTTGTTCGCGATCAGGGCCATAGTGAACACGAGCTTCCGCAGGCTGCCAGTTATGGCTTGGGAACAGAGGACGTTCCCTGTTTTTCGAACATGCATGAAGCGTCCTCGCTGATCGTCGGAGGTACGTTAAATGCAGTGGACGCGGTTATGAGTGGACAGGCCAAACACGCCTTCAATCCCGCCGGCGGGCTGCACCATGCCTTTCGTGGACGCGCCTCTGGCTTTTGTATCTACAATGATTGCTCCGTCGCGATCGCCTATTTGCGAAAAAACTGGAATGCGCGCGTGCTGTATATCGACACTGATGCCCATCATGGTGATGGGGTACAATGGGCGTTTTACGATGACCCTCATGTACTGACTGTATCCATTCACGAAACAGGAAAGTATCTCTTCCCGGGAACAGGCAATTTGTCTGAGCGTGGAGATGGAAGCGGTTATGGTTATTCTGTCAACGTTCCGCTCGATGCCTTTACAGAAGACGATTCTTTTCTGGAAGTATATGACGAGCTGGTGTCAAACCTAGCGGCTGGCTTCAAGCCTGATGTCATCCTGACCCAGAATGGTTGTGACGCTCATGCGTACGATCCCCTCACCCATTTGTCTTGCTCGATGAAAATTTATCAAGCGATTCCTCGTCTTGCTCACCGTCTCGCTCATGAATATTGTGACGGTCGCTGGATTGCAGTAGGCGGCGGGGGCTACGATATTTGGCGGGTGGTGCCGCGGGCGTGGACACTGGTATGGAGTGAGATGAGCGACCAGCCTCTTACGGACGGTTCTCTTCCCGAAGCCTGGCTCAAGCGCTGGCAACCTGAGACAGATTTACCCTTGCCACCACGGCTTTTTGACGAACCATTTCCAACAATCCCACGACGAGCAGAGATCACGGAAAAAAATCGGCTTACGTTAGAACGTGCGATGCTGCACGCACCTACTGGATCAGAGAAGTAA